The stretch of DNA AGGCCTTGTAGTGCTCGGGCCACGGCGCGACATCGCGTACGAGCGCCGGCCAGACGCGGGCGAACGGGAACAACGTCTCGCCAAAGAAGTATCGCACTGTGTCCGGGCCCATCTCACCGGTTGGCGACCAGATCACAGGGCCGAACCTGATCGGCTCTTGCCCGCTGATCGCATCATGACTTTGCGGAAACGGCAGAGAGTCCGAATGACTCGCTGCATACGCGTGGAAGACCTTCACGACCTCGCGAGTGTTGCTGAGCGACACTACTTCGAGGGTCTGCCCACGAGTGCGACCGAGAACAGGGATCAGTATCCCGAGCAGGATGCCAATCACGCCGATGGTGATCAGGAGTTCGACGAGCGAAAACGCCGATTCGCGACGGAGACGCTGCCGCTGAACCCGCTCACTGGGTTCACGCTCGCATGACCAAATGCCAGATTCGAAGGGTCGGACGCGCAATGTGCTTCCTCAGAACGGGGCGGGAAAGAACCCTCGACTCAACTCGCCGGCATATGTGATCGCATCGGCAGGAACCCAATCACGCTTGCTCTCGTCGAACCAGTACGCGACCCCCCAGTACACGGGCTCTTCTCCTCCGACCTGAGGAACTCGCTTCAGCAACACCGGAACTGCGATCTCCAGAATCATGGCCCCCGGCTGCGGCGGCGGGTACATTGCATTCAGGGGCGACCTTCCGAGAACCGCAGAAAGAAATGGTAGGAGATCATCCTCGCGCAAACTCGGGAGTCGGCGAACGACGACTTGCTCCGGTGAAATAGGACGCCCATGCCACTGTTCATGCCAGCGTGCAAAAGGCTTCATGTTGGGAGACAGGTCAACCGTCGAGGTACGCGATAAATCTACAGCACCGTCGCCAAGACGAATCGCGTCCAGGTCGCCATCAGAAACAGGAAAGAGTGTCGCGGCGAGCCGCTCAACGAATCGAGCTGTGAGTTTCTCTGCATCGTTGCGCGTGATGCCTTGAGAGACAAGACTATTGATGATGTTTTCGCGAAGATTTGACTGTCGCTTCGGATCTCG from Phycisphaeraceae bacterium encodes:
- a CDS encoding type II secretion system protein codes for the protein MRVRPFESGIWSCEREPSERVQRQRLRRESAFSLVELLITIGVIGILLGILIPVLGRTRGQTLEVVSLSNTREVVKVFHAYAASHSDSLPFPQSHDAISGQEPIRFGPVIWSPTGEMGPDTVRYFFGETLFPFARVWPALVRDVAPWPEHYKAWLSPGHPHLRDAKDPRPLWDRGGSPGVSYHYSTAFMVSPRLLQPGATADPSFFQRTRLSMVAFPSAKVLAFDEDRSYLPADGSGADKWPTGFTDGSASLRDRTKAFVFLSPFPLSLGYYHDTPGGVTGRDF